The genomic DNA GCTGGATCAGCGTATCGTTGCAGGATTGGGCAATATTTACGTCTGCGAGACGCTTTTTCGGGCGAAAATCAGCCCGCGACGTAAGGTCGGAAATATCGCCGCTACACGCGTTGCGGGAATGGTTCCGATCATCCGCGACGTGCTGGCCGAGGCGATCGAAGCGGGTGGTTCCAGTCTGCGCGATTTCCGGCAAGCCGATGGAGAGCTTGGATATTTTCAGCATTCCTTTGACGTCTATGGCCGCGAGGGACAGCCCTGCAAGCGGGAGGGATGCGGGGGAACGGTGGCGCGGATTGTGCAGTCGGGTCGGTCATCTTTCTACTGCCGGGTATGTCAAAGATAGCTTGAACCGCTTTGACCGCGTGATATGCACGAACGTCTGAGCAACAACAAAGGGCCACCTTACATGGCTTATGAAACGATCATCCTCGATGTCGACAACCACGTGGCCCTGATTACGCTTAATCGGCCCGATGCGCTGAACGCGTTGAATGATCAGCTGATGTCCGAGCTGGCCGACTGTCTGAAGGGCTGTCAGGACAACGAGAAGGTGCGCTGCATCGTCATCACCGGATCGGAGAAGGCTTTTGCCGCGGGCGCCGACATCGCGATGATGAAGGACAAGTCCTTTGTCGATGCGTTCGCGGGCGATCTGTTCACGCAGGAAACCGACCAGATCATGCGCGTGCGCAAGCCGATCATCGCGGCGGTGTCGGGCTATGCGTTGGGCGGGGGCTGTGAGCTGGCGATGATGTGCGATTTCATCATCGCGTCGGAAAGCGCCAAGTTCGGCCAGCCCGAGATCAATCTGGGCGTGGTGGCCGGCATTGGCGGCACCCAGCGTCTGACCCGCATCGTGGGCAAGTCCAAAGCGATGGACATGAACCTGACGGGCCGCTTCATGGATGCCGAAGAGGCAGAGCGTTCGGGGCTGGCCAGCCGTGTCGTGCCGATCAAGAAGCTGATGGACGAAGCGATGGGCGCCGCACAGAAGATTGCCGAGAAATCGATGATTTCGGTCATGGTCGTGAAGGAAGCGGTCAACCGCGCCTATGAGGTGCCGCTGCGCGAAGGTCTGCTGTTCGA from Sulfitobacter sp. S190 includes the following:
- a CDS encoding enoyl-CoA hydratase produces the protein MAYETIILDVDNHVALITLNRPDALNALNDQLMSELADCLKGCQDNEKVRCIVITGSEKAFAAGADIAMMKDKSFVDAFAGDLFTQETDQIMRVRKPIIAAVSGYALGGGCELAMMCDFIIASESAKFGQPEINLGVVAGIGGTQRLTRIVGKSKAMDMNLTGRFMDAEEAERSGLASRVVPIKKLMDEAMGAAQKIAEKSMISVMVVKEAVNRAYEVPLREGLLFERRMFHSLFATEDQAEGMGAFLEKREAQFRDR